The Lewinellaceae bacterium genome includes a region encoding these proteins:
- a CDS encoding T9SS C-terminal target domain-containing protein yields the protein MRKLIKTVLLAGVVSMMYCTPKSGGEENAPSTFPVENSLPVLTVLPSKVDESSGLSFFNDHIWTHNDSGDGSKLYQVSLTEPKVLRTVKVADAHAKDWEELTQDDEYLYIGDFGNNKGNRKDLIIYKILRASLESPDSASVTAEKISFYYPDQTAFNNKNYQHNFDCEAMVSVGDSLYLFSKNHQNQQCRLYSLPKTPGTYAAVLKAEMDTKGLITAADIDEETGVLALLGYNVYQKWGSWHNKPFVWLLTDFEGADFFSGRSRRIDIGVEKQTEGICFDGQGGIIISSEGEGGTAGYLFSFDLKKWIK from the coding sequence ATGAGAAAATTAATAAAAACAGTTCTCCTTGCCGGGGTCGTGTCGATGATGTATTGTACCCCTAAATCCGGTGGGGAAGAAAACGCTCCTTCCACGTTTCCGGTAGAAAACAGCCTTCCTGTCCTAACGGTTTTGCCCTCCAAGGTAGATGAAAGCTCCGGGCTTTCTTTTTTTAACGATCATATCTGGACCCATAATGATAGCGGTGACGGATCGAAATTGTACCAGGTGAGTCTTACTGAACCGAAGGTGCTTCGGACAGTTAAAGTCGCCGATGCTCATGCCAAAGATTGGGAAGAACTCACCCAGGATGATGAATATCTTTATATCGGAGACTTCGGAAACAATAAAGGCAACCGAAAAGATCTTATCATCTATAAAATACTCCGGGCCTCCCTCGAAAGCCCTGACTCTGCTTCGGTCACCGCGGAGAAAATTTCTTTTTATTATCCTGACCAGACGGCATTCAACAATAAAAATTACCAGCATAATTTTGATTGTGAAGCCATGGTCAGTGTGGGGGACAGTCTTTATTTGTTTTCCAAAAATCACCAGAATCAGCAATGTCGGTTATACAGTTTGCCTAAAACTCCGGGGACTTATGCAGCCGTATTGAAAGCAGAAATGGATACCAAAGGATTGATCACGGCTGCTGACATCGACGAGGAAACGGGCGTGCTGGCGTTGTTGGGGTATAATGTTTACCAAAAATGGGGTTCCTGGCACAACAAACCTTTCGTTTGGTTGCTCACTGATTTTGAGGGTGCGGATTTTTTTTCTGGCCGTTCCAGGCGGATTGATATTGGTGTTGAAAAGCAAACGGAAGGCATTTGTTTTGACGGGCAAGGAGGAATTATTATTTCCTCCGAAGGGGAAGGGGGCACTGCTGGGTATTTGTTTTCTTTTGATTTGAAAAAGTGGATCAAATAA
- the arsS gene encoding arsenosugar biosynthesis radical SAM protein ArsS (Some members of this family are selenoproteins.), producing MVEKQRIKSLSYRNSDLANTFFQLKVLNGQEQAEVNIPSFTSRLKELGAFPLKPVGIEVFQLNIGKLCNQVCRHCHVDAGPDKTRENMSRENLEVCLHIIKTTPGITTVDITGGAPELHPEFKWFVQECRKLGKKVMNRCNLTVILSNKKYHDLPEFFRDHEVQIISSLPYFSKTRTDSQRGDGVFEDSIKALKMLNEAGYGKEGTGLILDLVYNPTGAFLPAGQETLEPEFKRQLDRRYGIVFNNLFAITNLPISRFLEYLLETDNYESYMETLSEAFNPTTVNGVMCRNMVSVSWDGYIYDCDFNQMLELKVAPKNTQHIRDFDAETLLNRDIILNQHCYGCTAGAGSSCGGEIA from the coding sequence ATGGTAGAAAAGCAAAGGATAAAATCGCTCAGTTACAGGAACAGCGATCTGGCAAATACTTTTTTTCAGCTTAAAGTCCTGAACGGCCAGGAGCAAGCGGAGGTGAATATTCCGTCGTTTACCTCCAGGTTGAAGGAATTGGGTGCGTTTCCCCTTAAACCGGTTGGAATTGAGGTTTTTCAGCTCAATATTGGAAAGTTATGCAACCAGGTTTGCCGCCATTGCCATGTAGATGCCGGCCCCGATAAAACCCGGGAAAATATGTCCAGGGAGAACCTTGAGGTTTGTCTCCATATCATCAAAACAACTCCCGGCATTACCACGGTGGATATTACCGGCGGCGCACCGGAATTGCACCCTGAGTTTAAATGGTTCGTCCAGGAGTGCCGCAAACTCGGAAAAAAAGTAATGAACCGGTGTAATCTCACCGTAATTCTTTCCAATAAAAAATACCATGACCTGCCCGAATTTTTCAGGGATCACGAGGTTCAAATCATTTCATCACTGCCTTATTTTAGCAAAACCAGGACGGACAGCCAACGTGGCGACGGTGTTTTTGAGGATTCCATCAAAGCTTTAAAGATGTTGAATGAAGCAGGTTATGGGAAAGAAGGAACCGGACTCATCCTGGATCTCGTGTACAATCCAACGGGTGCTTTTTTGCCGGCCGGACAGGAGACACTGGAACCTGAATTCAAGCGTCAGCTAGATCGCCGTTATGGTATTGTTTTCAATAACCTGTTTGCCATTACCAACCTGCCCATCAGCCGGTTTTTGGAATACCTGCTGGAAACGGATAATTACGAATCTTATATGGAAACCCTTTCCGAAGCCTTCAATCCCACTACGGTAAATGGAGTGATGTGCCGCAATATGGTATCCGTCAGTTGGGATGGTTATATTTACGATTGTGATTTCAACCAGATGCTTGAATTGAAGGTCGCGCCCAAAAATACGCAGCACATTCGCGATTTTGATGCCGAGACTCTTTTGAACAGGGACATCATCCTAAATCAGCATTGCTACGGTTGTACTGCAGGAGCGGGATCAAGTTGCGGAGGAGAGATCGCTTAG
- a CDS encoding carboxymuconolactone decarboxylase family protein, whose translation MSQNSYFDPADLKKFGNITEFQEKMGKKFFDYYGEVFKEGALTVREKALIALAVAHTVQCPYCIDAYTSDCLKQGADEEQMMEAVHVSAAIRSGASLVFSVQMMNQVKKTMM comes from the coding sequence ATGTCACAAAATAGTTATTTCGATCCGGCAGATCTAAAAAAATTTGGGAACATCACCGAATTCCAGGAAAAAATGGGCAAGAAATTTTTCGATTATTATGGGGAAGTCTTTAAGGAAGGAGCCCTTACGGTAAGAGAAAAAGCACTGATTGCCCTGGCCGTTGCCCATACGGTTCAATGTCCTTATTGTATTGATGCCTATACTTCCGATTGTTTGAAGCAGGGGGCGGATGAAGAACAGATGATGGAAGCTGTCCATGTTTCGGCTGCCATTCGCAGTGGGGCTTCCCTGGTTTTTAGCGTGCAGATGATGAACCAGGTGAAGAAAACGATGATGTAA
- a CDS encoding GxxExxY protein, translating to MTENEIAKIVFDCALKVHKSVGPGLLESAYEECLFYELNQRGVKVVKQKPLPLIYKDVNFEIGYRADLIVEDKVILEIKSVEALNEVHFAQILTYLKLADCKLGMLINFNVNLIKTGIKRIVNNL from the coding sequence ATGACAGAAAATGAAATAGCTAAAATTGTATTTGATTGTGCCTTAAAGGTACACAAATCCGTAGGTCCCGGATTGTTGGAAAGTGCCTACGAAGAATGCCTTTTTTATGAATTAAATCAAAGGGGTGTAAAAGTGGTAAAACAAAAACCATTGCCATTGATCTACAAAGACGTAAATTTTGAAATAGGATATAGAGCAGATTTAATCGTAGAAGATAAAGTAATTCTGGAAATTAAATCGGTCGAGGCACTTAATGAAGTTCACTTTGCTCAGATTTTAACCTATTTAAAATTGGCAGACTGCAAATTAGGGATGCTCATCAATTTTAACGTCAACCTGATAAAAACCGGAATAAAACGCATAGTAAATAATTTATAA
- a CDS encoding ComEC family competence protein: protein MFNWRPIPFVRLLLPLMLGIVVQETLQWKTGIWGIAGTLVVLLLLSSQYAFRRTARKHRWIFGALSNLVLISVGMLLHFFYQENNSPEHFSPFARQECSFRATVMELNPKGDNYQLVLKVNYMGQDTLFSSNGRLLAYLPQDSNSLQLDIGDQIHARSNLSKASGPLNPKGFDFAKYLHTQNIHYRTFIRGDHWQKIPGVSTFSVLKMAHELQKQCLFILEQHLPTSKERAVASALILGYKPGLDEEVKSAYADTGAMHVLAVSGLHTGFIFVLVQWLLQKIPFRNKTWKIIKTVLLVWCLWGFALITGASPSVLRSATMFSFIAVGQAITRESSIYNTLAASAFCLLLTNPFLLFSPGFQLSYLAVAGIVYFQPLIYKLVYLKNKLSDYLWKLFGVSCAAQLSTFPLSLYYFHKVPLYFWLSGMIVVPAAALILPLGLMLFAFDKVPFLGWLIGKLLYFSVRTMNFLIFHLQELPGTLWSDVWIGTFAFLLIALAISGVIFIIETKQVRWVFATLICLLMLSGWNITREWETTHQKEVVIYHQKGQTLIDLFDGTNSYTFSTALPEDKGISFSAGYYRQYKKAKLQGFFPLDTALIKGDHFRYQNGIFQFYDLSFFILRNHSILPDQKVALDFLLITQNSKIDITALKQSFDFNTLVLDGSNSNQTIRKWMEICTRENINCHNINEAGAFIRSQ, encoded by the coding sequence ATGTTCAACTGGAGGCCCATTCCTTTCGTACGATTGTTACTCCCCCTGATGCTTGGTATCGTCGTGCAGGAAACCCTGCAATGGAAAACCGGCATTTGGGGCATCGCAGGAACATTGGTGGTACTCCTCCTCCTTTCATCCCAATACGCTTTCAGGCGAACAGCAAGAAAACACAGATGGATTTTTGGGGCGCTTTCCAATCTCGTCCTGATTTCCGTGGGCATGCTGCTCCATTTTTTCTACCAGGAAAACAACAGTCCGGAGCACTTTAGTCCTTTTGCCAGGCAGGAATGTTCCTTCCGTGCCACGGTGATGGAATTAAATCCTAAAGGAGATAATTACCAGCTGGTGTTAAAGGTAAACTACATGGGGCAAGACACGCTGTTTTCCTCCAACGGACGCTTACTGGCTTATTTACCGCAAGATTCAAATAGCTTACAACTGGACATCGGCGACCAGATTCATGCCCGTTCCAACCTTTCAAAAGCTTCCGGGCCATTGAATCCCAAAGGATTCGATTTCGCAAAATATCTCCATACCCAAAACATCCATTACCGCACTTTCATCCGGGGCGACCACTGGCAAAAAATTCCCGGAGTGTCTACTTTTTCTGTGCTCAAAATGGCCCACGAGCTCCAAAAACAATGTCTTTTCATTTTGGAGCAACATTTGCCCACCAGTAAGGAACGGGCCGTAGCCTCGGCGCTGATCCTTGGATATAAACCCGGCCTCGACGAGGAAGTGAAATCCGCCTATGCCGATACCGGTGCCATGCATGTACTGGCCGTTTCCGGTTTGCACACCGGTTTTATTTTCGTTTTGGTCCAATGGCTGTTGCAAAAAATACCATTTCGAAACAAGACCTGGAAAATCATAAAAACCGTTCTCCTCGTATGGTGCTTGTGGGGATTCGCACTCATAACAGGAGCCTCACCTTCCGTCCTTCGATCGGCCACCATGTTCAGCTTTATAGCGGTCGGACAAGCGATAACCCGGGAATCCAGTATTTACAATACCCTGGCCGCTTCGGCCTTTTGCCTGTTGCTTACCAATCCTTTTTTGTTATTCTCCCCCGGTTTTCAGTTGTCCTACCTTGCGGTAGCCGGAATTGTCTATTTTCAACCCCTGATCTACAAACTGGTTTATCTGAAAAATAAGTTGTCGGATTACCTGTGGAAACTCTTTGGCGTCTCCTGTGCGGCCCAGTTGAGTACCTTCCCGCTGAGCTTGTATTATTTCCACAAGGTTCCCCTTTATTTTTGGCTATCCGGAATGATCGTAGTGCCGGCGGCGGCTTTAATTCTGCCTTTGGGACTGATGTTATTTGCTTTTGATAAGGTTCCTTTTTTAGGCTGGCTGATTGGAAAATTGCTCTATTTTTCAGTCAGGACTATGAATTTCCTGATCTTCCACCTGCAGGAACTCCCCGGCACCTTGTGGTCTGATGTATGGATCGGAACTTTTGCTTTTTTGCTTATAGCCCTGGCCATTTCAGGGGTCATTTTTATCATCGAAACAAAGCAGGTGCGATGGGTTTTCGCGACTTTGATATGCCTGCTGATGCTTTCCGGTTGGAATATTACGCGTGAATGGGAAACAACGCATCAAAAAGAAGTGGTCATTTATCATCAAAAAGGACAAACCCTGATCGATCTTTTTGACGGAACAAATAGTTACACCTTTTCGACGGCTCTACCGGAAGACAAAGGCATTTCATTTTCTGCAGGGTATTACCGACAGTATAAAAAAGCAAAACTGCAAGGTTTTTTTCCTTTGGATACGGCTCTTATCAAAGGAGACCATTTCCGCTATCAAAACGGAATCTTTCAGTTTTACGATTTAAGCTTTTTTATCCTCCGTAACCACTCAATTTTGCCCGACCAAAAAGTCGCTTTAGACTTTCTGCTAATTACCCAAAACTCAAAAATTGATATTACGGCCTTAAAGCAGTCGTTTGACTTCAACACCCTGGTACTCGATGGATCCAATTCCAACCAAACCATCCGAAAATGGATGGAAATTTGTACCCGGGAAAACATTAATTGCCATAACATCAATGAAGCCGGAGCTTTTATTCGGAGTCAATAA
- a CDS encoding T9SS type A sorting domain-containing protein has translation MRNFTLYLSLFLFPVFLSAQDTLTVQTFTWDSDTRSGNFIFPDASEGPFEKVLMRYNMRCHDAQVGSGSVGCREWDYSCNTFVTVPEMTDSILQSHPSHIISDFDGDLFEYSNTPVYTYIQFDQFETTYTNTITENTAQVGSGEGLANLTNNAPVAKTQWLFTVDELTSAGLTAGNISGLRLEINNANQPLNFLRIKLKHTVQTALSAESPELDGFTEVYFQNTDLTNGSWHPFHFHSPFEWDGSSNLLVEMSYFHSEALGNISATATGTTNTSVLTGAGPYYSLEFNGAGNIDINTAALSAISNEITVSLWARGNPDVMPANSAIFEGTDADNNRQVNVHLPWSNGRVYWDCGNDGSGYDRIDQAANDSDFEGKWNHWAFTKNAVTGDMKIYLNGSLWHSGTGKTKPIDIQNFTLGSSVNGSLRYFGKISEFRVFNKALDENTIAEWMHKPLNNSHPDFANLISYYPLNEGNGIYIDNPFLPAIPGQINGAPGWREVRGKDIFKYFSESNMRPNVVFVQGTYQQSTETVAVLDSILNIQNEVVEYAIDQYNNLVVANTGYYWAGSVTVVYDEQGNLIDILDVPVDGEIEITTLEYHTKRAAKMELLSMVTPYGNGLDLGFEGKTFTFDVTDFLPVLHGERFISVEMGGQWQEDLDIRFLFIKGTPPREVLGIQNIWAFESGWYQSILDNAKFEPRTMHFDADGAAFKLRSSVTGHGQNGEFVPRNHYLNVNGGNQEFIYQVWKECGYNPIYPQGGTWIFDRAGWCPGMATDVHEFDITDLVTPGGSAEIDYGVNGALLSEANYLVSNQMVTYGAPNFTTDASIEAIKRPSQRVEYERLNPACNLPQIIIKNTGSQTLTSLHINYGVQGGMSGSFEWSGSLDFLETAEVTLPVDDIHFWSTDQSDKIFEVTISQPNGGQDQYANNNYMTSSFAEAAILDDPDLILQTRTNNRGSENRYTIKDYNGEVVLERNNMSNGTTYSDEISLPAGCYSLDFEDDGDDGLEFWYWAVVGENVGVGALSFRRVITPTASIAVKTFDPDFGGGLKFDFVIPQSEAADEIEMPRRFSVYPNPASDEVSIELQGFPNQTFHVQLSDLTGMVIKESIIDHRFDTQVHPFRLPDVAGGMYYLKIWNGKEVRVREIVILD, from the coding sequence ATGCGGAATTTTACCCTCTACTTATCCTTATTCCTTTTTCCCGTTTTTTTATCCGCACAGGATACATTAACCGTTCAAACTTTCACCTGGGATTCTGACACCCGTTCAGGTAATTTTATTTTCCCTGACGCCAGCGAAGGGCCCTTTGAAAAAGTGCTCATGCGCTACAATATGCGCTGCCACGATGCACAGGTAGGCAGCGGCAGCGTGGGTTGCCGGGAATGGGATTACAGTTGCAATACTTTTGTCACCGTGCCTGAAATGACAGATTCTATCCTGCAATCTCACCCGTCCCATATCATTTCCGATTTTGACGGGGATCTTTTTGAATATTCAAATACTCCGGTTTACACCTACATCCAGTTTGATCAGTTTGAAACCACCTACACCAATACAATAACTGAAAACACAGCACAAGTGGGTTCAGGAGAAGGCTTGGCCAACCTGACCAACAATGCTCCTGTAGCCAAAACGCAATGGCTCTTCACTGTCGATGAGCTTACCAGCGCAGGATTAACCGCAGGCAATATTTCAGGCTTGCGACTCGAGATAAACAACGCCAATCAGCCATTAAATTTCCTTAGAATAAAATTAAAACATACAGTACAAACGGCCTTATCGGCTGAATCTCCCGAGCTAGACGGCTTTACAGAAGTGTATTTCCAGAATACCGATCTTACCAATGGCAGCTGGCACCCATTCCATTTTCACAGTCCTTTTGAATGGGACGGCAGCAGTAACCTCCTGGTAGAGATGAGCTATTTCCATTCAGAAGCCCTCGGCAATATATCGGCCACGGCCACCGGTACTACCAATACCTCCGTATTGACGGGTGCGGGCCCTTATTATTCCCTTGAGTTTAATGGAGCAGGCAATATCGACATCAATACCGCTGCATTGTCAGCCATTTCCAATGAAATTACCGTCTCCCTCTGGGCCAGGGGAAATCCCGATGTGATGCCTGCCAATTCCGCAATTTTTGAAGGCACGGACGCCGATAACAACCGACAGGTAAATGTTCACCTGCCCTGGAGCAACGGCCGAGTATATTGGGATTGCGGCAATGACGGCAGTGGCTACGACCGAATCGACCAGGCAGCTAACGACAGCGATTTCGAAGGCAAATGGAATCATTGGGCTTTTACCAAAAATGCGGTAACCGGCGATATGAAAATCTACCTCAACGGCAGCCTCTGGCATTCCGGAACAGGTAAAACAAAACCCATTGACATCCAAAATTTCACCCTGGGGTCTTCGGTGAATGGTTCACTCAGGTATTTTGGAAAGATAAGTGAATTCCGCGTTTTCAATAAAGCTTTGGATGAAAATACCATTGCCGAATGGATGCATAAACCCCTCAACAACAGTCACCCTGATTTTGCCAACCTGATTTCCTATTATCCGCTGAATGAAGGAAATGGCATATATATCGACAATCCTTTTTTACCGGCCATTCCCGGACAGATCAATGGAGCCCCAGGATGGAGAGAGGTGCGTGGAAAAGATATTTTTAAATACTTCTCAGAAAGCAATATGCGCCCCAATGTCGTTTTCGTGCAGGGAACTTACCAGCAATCCACGGAAACCGTAGCTGTGCTCGACTCCATACTCAACATACAAAATGAAGTCGTCGAGTATGCTATTGATCAATATAATAACCTCGTTGTGGCCAATACCGGCTATTACTGGGCAGGCAGCGTAACTGTTGTGTATGACGAACAGGGTAACCTGATCGACATCCTGGATGTTCCCGTGGACGGAGAAATCGAAATCACCACCCTGGAATACCATACCAAAAGAGCCGCAAAAATGGAATTATTGTCGATGGTGACGCCTTACGGCAATGGGCTGGATCTCGGTTTTGAAGGAAAGACTTTCACCTTTGACGTGACCGACTTTTTACCTGTCTTGCACGGGGAGCGATTTATCTCCGTCGAGATGGGAGGCCAATGGCAGGAAGATCTGGACATCCGGTTTTTATTCATAAAAGGCACCCCTCCCCGGGAAGTACTGGGCATTCAAAACATCTGGGCCTTTGAAAGTGGTTGGTATCAGTCCATTCTCGACAACGCCAAATTCGAGCCCAGAACCATGCATTTCGATGCCGACGGGGCGGCCTTCAAATTGCGTTCTTCTGTTACAGGCCACGGGCAAAATGGGGAATTCGTGCCAAGAAACCACTACCTGAATGTCAACGGCGGGAACCAGGAGTTCATCTACCAGGTCTGGAAAGAATGTGGTTACAACCCCATTTATCCCCAGGGAGGCACCTGGATCTTCGACCGGGCGGGATGGTGCCCCGGTATGGCGACCGATGTGCACGAATTCGACATCACGGATCTCGTTACCCCGGGAGGGTCCGCCGAAATAGACTACGGAGTCAACGGAGCCTTATTGAGCGAAGCCAATTACCTGGTTTCCAACCAGATGGTCACTTATGGAGCCCCTAATTTCACCACTGATGCTTCCATTGAAGCCATCAAACGCCCCAGCCAGCGGGTGGAATATGAACGGCTAAACCCTGCCTGCAATCTGCCACAGATCATCATCAAAAATACGGGTTCCCAAACCCTCACAAGCCTCCATATCAACTATGGAGTGCAGGGCGGCATGAGTGGTTCCTTTGAATGGTCGGGAAGCCTGGACTTCCTCGAAACAGCGGAAGTCACCCTTCCTGTGGATGATATCCACTTTTGGTCCACCGATCAATCGGACAAAATTTTCGAGGTGACCATCAGCCAGCCCAATGGCGGACAAGACCAGTATGCCAACAACAATTATATGACTTCCTCTTTCGCCGAAGCAGCTATACTGGACGATCCTGACCTGATCCTGCAGACCAGGACCAATAACCGGGGATCGGAAAACAGGTACACCATAAAAGATTATAACGGTGAGGTGGTTTTGGAACGAAACAACATGTCCAATGGCACCACTTATAGCGATGAGATCAGTCTGCCCGCCGGATGTTATTCACTGGATTTTGAAGATGACGGTGATGACGGTCTGGAATTTTGGTATTGGGCTGTCGTGGGGGAGAATGTCGGTGTAGGGGCGCTATCCTTCAGGAGGGTGATCACGCCCACGGCTTCCATTGCCGTAAAGACCTTTGATCCCGATTTCGGTGGTGGACTGAAATTCGACTTTGTCATCCCTCAATCCGAAGCGGCCGACGAAATAGAAATGCCCCGTCGATTCAGCGTGTATCCCAATCCCGCCAGTGACGAGGTGTCCATCGAACTACAAGGTTTTCCAAACCAGACCTTCCACGTTCAGCTTTCGGACCTTACCGGTATGGTGATCAAAGAAAGCATCATCGACCATCGTTTTGATACCCAGGTGCATCCATTCCGGTTGCCCGATGTAGCCGGTGGCATGTACTATCTCAAAATATGGAATGGCAAAGAAGTAAGGGTGAGGGAGATCGTAATTTTGGATTAA
- a CDS encoding sigma-70 family RNA polymerase sigma factor yields MAEQRRQNVVGVVEQYGRRLFNFIRGRVKSDADAEDILQEVWYQFSRVVNTEPIEQLSGWLFRVARNKVTDNYRKQKPLSLGSLVYEDEEGEINFNDILFADETTPEMEDLKKVFWEELFEALEDLPENQRQVFIWNELEDQTFQEIADRTGENIKTLISRKGYAVKHLRTRLQDLYDEFLNY; encoded by the coding sequence ATGGCAGAACAAAGAAGGCAAAATGTCGTGGGCGTAGTGGAACAATACGGGAGGCGTTTGTTTAATTTTATCCGGGGACGGGTGAAAAGCGACGCTGATGCCGAAGATATTTTGCAGGAAGTCTGGTACCAGTTCAGCAGGGTGGTCAATACGGAGCCCATTGAGCAACTGAGCGGCTGGTTATTTCGCGTTGCCCGCAATAAAGTGACCGATAACTACCGCAAGCAAAAGCCGCTTTCGCTGGGCAGTTTGGTTTATGAGGATGAAGAGGGTGAGATAAATTTTAACGATATCCTATTCGCCGATGAAACCACTCCCGAAATGGAAGACCTGAAAAAGGTATTTTGGGAGGAATTATTCGAGGCACTTGAGGATTTGCCGGAAAACCAGCGCCAGGTTTTTATCTGGAACGAACTGGAAGACCAGACATTTCAGGAAATTGCCGACCGTACCGGCGAGAACATCAAAACATTGATATCGAGAAAAGGTTATGCGGTGAAACATTTGAGAACAAGGTTACAGGATTTATATGACGAATTTTTAAATTATTAA
- a CDS encoding Hsp20/alpha crystallin family protein — MYYRNHSHAHRGPWGQQGSCHKSSHACGANHFQKHFAHGYGKSLFSLPVNIEELDASYELYLFAPGLSKADFKISQSDDLLTISYQKPELVPDESEKWLHKEYKRRSFERSFLLNDKVDVENISAKYEQGVLQVTLPKLPGMESTTKDIFVD; from the coding sequence ATGTATTACAGAAATCATTCGCATGCCCATAGAGGGCCCTGGGGCCAACAAGGTTCCTGTCACAAATCATCTCACGCTTGTGGCGCCAACCATTTTCAAAAACATTTTGCACACGGATACGGAAAAAGCCTTTTCAGCTTGCCCGTCAATATTGAAGAGCTGGATGCCAGTTACGAGTTATACCTTTTTGCCCCCGGACTCTCCAAAGCTGATTTCAAAATCAGTCAATCCGACGACTTGCTGACCATTTCCTATCAAAAACCGGAACTGGTACCCGATGAATCAGAAAAATGGTTGCACAAAGAATACAAACGTCGTTCTTTCGAGCGTAGTTTTTTGCTCAACGATAAGGTTGATGTTGAAAATATCAGCGCCAAATACGAACAAGGTGTTTTACAGGTCACCCTGCCCAAACTTCCAGGCATGGAATCCACAACCAAGGATATTTTCGTAGATTAA